One region of Armigeres subalbatus isolate Guangzhou_Male chromosome 3, GZ_Asu_2, whole genome shotgun sequence genomic DNA includes:
- the LOC134219206 gene encoding inactive hydroxysteroid dehydrogenase-like protein 1, with product MHIMLLSRSEPKLMKVANEIHERYNVQTRWVAVDFSQGPEIYKTISDQIQDLDIGILVNNVGYYPAVQSFHRNTEEEIISTININILSTVMMSRIVLPGMKNRRRGIIVNISSIGCYRPAAFLNMYSSAKSFVTNFSLALNHELRGKGVKCQAVVPGMTHTNMIKHLEEDIPWYVGVTTVDSLAKFGVFSLGKTAHTTGGWKHTLQVCWQDLVPHTLGTVIISYVTRKAIGK from the exons ATGCACATCATGCTTCTTTCACGAAGTGAACCGAAGCTGATGAAGGTGGCCAATGAAATTCACGAGAGGTACAACGTTCAAACCAGATGGGTTGCTGTTGATTTTTCTCAAGGACCGGAGATTTACAAAACGATCAGCGATCAAATTCAAGATCTTGATATTGGGATTCTAG tAAACAACGTTGGCTACTATCCAGCTGTGCAAAGCTTCCACCGTAATACTGAGGAGGAAATTATCTCGACGATCAACATCAACATTTTGAGCACTGTAATGATGTCGCGGATTGTGCTCCCGGGCATGAAAAATCGCAGGCGTGGGATCATCGTGAACATTTCCTCTATCGGTTGTTACCGGCCGGCTGCATTCCTAAACATGTACTCTTCGGCGAAGTCCTTCGTTACGAACTTCAGCTTGGCTTTGAATCACGAACTGCGTGGAAAAGGTGTCAAATGCCAAGCGGTGGTTCCCGGCATGACGCACACCAACATGATTAAGCATTTGGAGGAGGATATTCCCTGGTACGTCGGAGTTACTACGGTGGATTCGCTGGCCAAATTTGGAGTGTTCTCGCTTGGAAAAACGGCGCACACTACCGGTGGATGGAAGCATACCTTACAG GTTTGTTGGCAGGATTTAGTACCTCATACGCTGGGAACGGTCATAATATCTTACGTTACCAGGAAAGCAATTGGTAAATGA